A part of Saliniradius amylolyticus genomic DNA contains:
- the dmpG gene encoding 4-hydroxy-2-oxovalerate aldolase, which translates to MKLNNIPVTLHDMSLRDGMHAKRHQISLEQMVSIAKGLDEAGMPLIEVTHGDGLGGNSLNYGFAAHSDEAYLSAVIPELKQAKVSALLLPGIGTVDHLRMAHDFGVSTIRVATHCTEADVSQQHIGLSAELGLDTVGFLMMAHMVSAETLVEQAKLMESYGANCIYCTDSAGYMLPDEVTAKIDLMRQHLKPETQIGFHGHHNLAMGVANSLAAIEAGAARIDGSAAGLGAGAGNTPLEVLVAVLERMGAIHGIDLYKIMDVAEDLITPMMDQPIRVDRDSLTLGYAGVYSSFLLFAKRAEAKYGVSARDILVELGKRGTVGGQEDMIEDLALDMAKAR; encoded by the coding sequence ATGAAGTTAAACAATATCCCAGTTACCTTGCACGATATGAGTCTGCGCGATGGCATGCATGCCAAGCGCCATCAAATCAGTCTTGAGCAAATGGTCAGTATTGCTAAAGGCCTCGACGAAGCAGGCATGCCCTTGATCGAGGTCACTCACGGTGACGGTTTGGGCGGTAATTCTTTGAACTATGGCTTTGCGGCTCATAGTGATGAGGCCTATTTGAGTGCCGTGATACCCGAACTGAAGCAGGCGAAAGTATCTGCTCTTCTGTTACCGGGCATCGGTACCGTTGATCATCTGAGGATGGCTCATGACTTTGGCGTCAGCACTATCCGGGTGGCCACCCACTGCACCGAGGCGGATGTCTCTCAGCAACACATTGGCTTGTCAGCAGAACTCGGACTGGACACTGTCGGATTTCTGATGATGGCTCATATGGTCAGTGCAGAAACACTGGTGGAGCAAGCCAAGCTCATGGAGTCGTACGGAGCAAATTGCATCTACTGTACCGATTCAGCAGGCTACATGTTGCCCGATGAGGTTACCGCCAAGATTGACTTGATGCGCCAGCACCTCAAACCTGAGACTCAGATTGGCTTTCACGGACATCATAACCTTGCAATGGGTGTTGCTAACTCACTGGCCGCTATTGAGGCTGGCGCGGCCCGCATTGATGGTTCCGCCGCAGGACTGGGAGCGGGAGCCGGCAATACACCGCTGGAAGTACTAGTTGCCGTTCTGGAACGCATGGGGGCCATTCATGGCATCGACCTCTATAAAATTATGGATGTCGCCGAAGATTTGATCACTCCCATGATGGACCAACCCATTCGAGTCGATCGTGATTCCTTGACTCTCGGTTACGCCGGTGTTTACTCCTCGTTCCTGCTGTTTGCCAAACGCGCGGAAGCAAAGTATGGCGTGAGTGCCCGAGATATACTGGTCGAGCTGGGTAAGCGAGGGACAGTCGGCGGTCAGGAAGATATGATCGAAGACCTCGCTCTGGATATGGCTAAAGCTCGTTAG